Within Pseudomonas tructae, the genomic segment CATGGTCGATGCTCAGGTTGTTGGCGATGCGGTACAAAAACGCTCGCAAGTTGCCAACCTCGCCACGTTCGCTGTGCATCAGCCGCACAAAGGCATCCTGCAGCAGGTCGCGGGCGGTCTCCCGACAACGTACGCGCCGCGTCAGGAACGCCAGCAGTTCACTGCGGTGATGCTGATAGAGCAGCGCCAGGCTGCGATTGTCCTGGTCGTCGGACATGGCGGATGCGGGTCTCGAATAGGCAGGCAGTGGAGTCGTTGAAAACGCAGGCGATGCTAGCGTTATTGAGAATTATTAACAAGTACGTCAAAAGTACGTTGGTCGAAAAGAATAGTGCGCTTGCTAACGATTTCTGGATAATTGGATCCCGCCTACCGGATGGAAGCTTTTGTCATGGCTGTGAGCACTGCCTCGTCAACGTCATCTGCCAGCACCGCGACTGCCCAGAGCAGCCCGCTGGTGATGCGCATCATTGCTGCCTGCGCCCTGGCGCACCTGATCAACGACCTGATCCAGGCGGTGCTGCCGTCGATCTATCCGCTGCTCAAGGCCAACTATGGCCTGACGTTCACTCAGGTAGGGCTGATCACCTTGACCTTCCAGGTCACCGCCTCGCTGCTGCAGCCCTGGGTAGGCTTCTACACTGACCGCAAACCGATGCCGAACCTGCTGCCGCTGGGCACGCTGTGCACCCTGGTGGGTATTGTCATGCTCGCCTATGTCGGCAGCTTCCCGATGATTCTGCTGGCAGCGGCGCTGGTGGGGATCGGCTCGTCGACCTTCCACCCGGAAACCTCGCGTATCGCCCGGCTGGCCTCCGGCGGGCGTTTTGGTCTGGCTCAGTCGACCTTCCAGGTCGGCGGCAATGCCGGCTCGGCCTTCGGGCCGTTGCTGGCGGCGGCGATCATCATTCCCTTCGGCCAGGGCAATGTGGTGTGGTTCGGCTTGTTCGCAGTCTGCGCCGTGCTGGTCACCTATGGCCTGAGCCGCTGGTACAAGGAGCACCTGAGCCTGTTCAAGGCCAAGCAGGGCCAGCGCGCCACCCACGGGCTGTCCCGCCAGCGGGTGATCGGTGCCTTGGTGGTGCTGGGCCTGCTGGTGTTCTCCAAGTACTTTTACATGGCCAGCTTCACCAGCTATTTCACCTTCTACCTGATCGAGAAATTCGACCTGTCGGTGGCCAGCTCGCAGTTGCACCTGTTCCTGTTTCTTGGCGCGGTGGCCGCCGGGACCTTCTTTGGCGGGCCGATCGGTGACCGAATCGGGCGCAAGGCGGTGATCTGGTTCTCGATACTGGGTGTCGCGCCGTTCACCTTGTTGCTGCCCTATGTCGACCTGTTCTGGACCAGCGTGCTCAGTGTGATCATCGGCTTTATCCTCGCCTCGGCGTTCTCGGCCATTGTCGTCTACGCCCAGGAACTGGTACCGGGCAATGTCGGCATGATCGCCGGGATCTTCTTCGGCCTGATGTTCGGCTTTGGCGGTATTGGTGCAGCGGCGCTGGGCTACCTGGCTGACCTCAAGGGTATCGAGTACGTCTACAGCCTCTGTTCGTACTTGCCGCTGTTCGGCTTGCTGGCGATCCTGCTGCCGTCTACCGGCAAACGCTGAGGTTGCATCAGCGATGCCGATGGGCGCCGCTCATCGGCTGCCCGGTCAGCTCACCGATCAGCGCGGCCAGGCGTTCGGTTTGCGCGCGGTTGAGGCGGTCGCTGCGCAGTACTTGCTCACCAACGCCGAAACTGAATTCCCAGTCCAGGTCCATCAGGTAGTACGCGGTACCGTCAAGCGGGCTGCACCAGGTCGTGTGCGGCGCTTCAATGGCGTCGCCCATGAACTGCATCAAAGTTTCTTCGTCGACCAGGGCGTGCTGGCATTGCCCAGGTAAGGTGAAGTTCTCGCCCGCGCAGACAAACGGCTGGCCGCGCTCGAATTCGAACAGGCGCACGACCTGCGCAAGGTCCACCTCGACCCCAAGGCGCCCGAACAGCTCGGCGCTCGGCCGGTACAGCGGGCTGCACCAGAGGCTGTCATCACAGTCGCAGGTTTCATCCACTGCGCCGTTCGCAGCAGGCTCCAGCCAGTCCAGCGCCAGCAGCTGTCGCTCCAGGGCTTTCCAGTCCGGCGCGGGCAGGTGGCGATAGCGCGGGAATATGAACTGATGATGCTCGGACATGCGCTGATCCTCTTCCATGATGGCGCGAGGGTAGCACAGCGAGATTGACGTCTGGCCCGGGCTTCCCCTAGAGTGCCGTCCTTCCTTTTTGCCTGTAGTCGACCCATGAAGTGCTTTTCCCGTCCATGCGCAATTCAGCCGGCTGTTCTACAAGCCGTTGTGTGCGACTGGCCGTGTGACACGGTGCTCAAGCGTCGGCGCAGCGTCTTGTTCGCCTTTACCTTCTCGCCTCACCGTCACACCTCCTGACCTGGCGGTTGTATGCCCGGCGTTTTGCCGTGGCCGGCATGCCAGTAACCGAATCCTTTACGGTCATGTAGGCGCCTGCGCAGGTGCGATGTCGTGCTTGCGCCGGTGAGTCTGGAGTTGTGATGAATACGCGTTTGTTGCTGGGCTTGTTGTTTGCGGTGTCGGTGGTCGGTTTCAGCCTTGGGGCGAGCTTGCCGTTGGTCTCGCTGCGCTTGCTCGACGCCGGTGCCAGTACTTTGCAGATCGGCATCGTCTCGGCCATTCCGGCGGCGGGGATGATGCTCTCGGCGTTCATGGTCGATGCCTGTTGCCGGCATCTGACCCGGCGCACCATCTACCTGCTGAGTTTTGGGTTGTGCACCCTGAGCATCGGCTTGCTCGAATGGGGCTTCTCTTCGCTCTATTGGCTCGGCCTGCTGCGCCTGTGCCTGGGGATCGGCATGGGCATCGCGATCATCCTCGGTGAGTCGTGGGTCAACGAGCTGAGCCCGGAGCACAACCGCGGCAAGATCATGGCGCTGTACGCCACGGCCTTCACCGGCTTTCAGATGCTCGGCCCGGCGATGCTGGCGCTGCTCGGGGCGCAGAGCACCTGGGTGACCACGGTGGTGACCGGCTGCTACGGCCTGGCGCTGCTGTGCATCGTGCTGACGGTACCCAATGATCATGTCGAGCATGGCGAGGAGGGCGGCAAGAGCTTTTCCCTGGCGGGCTTTTTTCGCGTCGCGCCAGCCTTGTGCATGGGCGTACTGTTCTTCTCGTTCTTCGATGCGGTGATTCTTTCACTGCTGCCGGTGTACGCCACCAACCATGCCTACGCCGTGGGCGTTGCAGCGTTGATGGTGACGGTGATCCTCACGGGCGACATGCTGTTCCAGTTGCCCATCGGCTGGCTGGCCGACCGCTGCGAACGCACCACCGTGCACCTGGTGTGCGGCGTGGTGGCGATGCTGATCGGCCTGGCGCTGCCGTGGCTGATCGGCCTGCAATGGTTGTTGTGGCCAGCTCTGGTGGTGCTCGGCGCCGTGGCGGGCGGGGTCTATACCCTGGCACTGGTGTTGATCGGCCAGCAGTTCAAAGGCCAGGACCTGGTCACCGCCAATGCCAGTGTCGGTTTGCTCTGGGGTGTCGGCAGCCTGCTTGGGCCGCTGATCAGTGGCGCGGCCATGGACGTGGCGCCCCATGGCCTGCCGATGGCGTTGACGGCCATGGCTGCGCTGTTCGTGGTGTTCGCTCGCAGTGCCCGGCGCCGAGCCTTTCGCGCGCAGCGCGCCGATCAGGGCGCGGCGTAGTACAGTTGCCGCTTCAGAAACGCTCGGGAACCATGCGCGAGGTGTAGCGAGTGCTTTTGTAGCGCCCGATCTTGCCGCGTTTGGGCAGCTCGATCTTCTGTTTGTGGGTGATGTCCTCGTAAGGCACCTGTTTGAGCAGGTGGCTGATGATGTTCAGGCGCACCCGTCGCTTGTCCTCGGAAACGGCCACATACCAGGGAGCCCAGGAGGTGTCTGAGGCGGCGAACATGTCATCGCGCGCGCGGGTGTAGTCGTCCCAGCGGGTGAAGGACTTGAGGTCCATCGGCGTCAGTTTCCAGATTTTGCGGCCGTCGGTAATACGCTCTTTCAAGCGCCGTTCCTGCTCCTGAGGGCTGACTTCCAGCCAGTACTTGACGAGCACGATGCCGGATTCGACCAGCATCTTCTCGAACGATGGCGCCACCGAGAGGAACTTGTTGGCCTGCTCTTCGGTGCAGAAACCCATCACCCGTTCCACGCCGGCGCGGTTGTACCAACTGCGGTCGAAGATCACCACCTCCCCGGCCGAGGGCATATGCTGTACGTAGCGCTGGGCGTACATCTGGCTTTTTTCCCGCTCGGTCGGTGCGGGCAACGCCACCACACGAAACACCCGCGGGCTGACGCGTTCAGTGATGGCCTTGATGGTACCGCCCTTGCCAGCACCGTCGCGACCTTCGAAGACGATGCAGACTTTCAGACCCTTGGCCACCACCCACTGCTGCAACTTGACCAGTTCGACGTGCAGGGCTTTGAGCGCTTGCTCGTATTCTTTGCGGGGGAGGCGTTCGCTGTTGCTTTGCTTTTCCTTCTTTTTAGCCATGGACCGATACCTGATCTGTGGGCGAGAGCCGTGTGAATGCGGCCTTGAGTATAGATCTGGGTATTGGCCGGCGTTTGGGCGCAGCGCAGGAAAAGAAAAACCCCTTGAAGCATGGCCTCAAGGGGTTTCGGGCTCATCCGGATCCGGCAGGACCGAGCAGGCGGATCAGACGTTGAAGCGGAAGTGCATCACGTCACCGTCCTTGACGATGTAGTCCTTGCCTTCCAGACGCCATTTGCCGGCTTCTTTCGCGCCGCTTTCACCCTTGTACTGGATGAAGTCGTCATAGGCGACAACTTCGGCACGGATGAAGCCCTTCTCGAAGTCGGTGTGGATCACGCCAGCAGCCTGTGGTGCGGTAGCGCCGACGCGCACGGTCCAGGCACGGACTTCCTGCACGCCGGCAGTGAAGTAGGTCTGCAGGTTGAGCAAGCCGTAGCCTGCGCGGATCACGCGGTTCAGGCCTGGCTCTTCCAGGCCCAGGGCCTCGAGGAACATGTCCTTCTCTTCGCCTTCGTCGAGCTCGGCGATTTCCGCTTCGATCTTGTTGCACACCGGCACCACGACTGCGCCTTCTTCTTCAGCGATGGCGCGCACGGTGTTCAGGTGCGGGTTGTTGTCGAAGCCGTCTTCGGCAACGTTGGCGATGTACATCACCGGCTTGCTGGTCAGCAGGTGGAAGCCGCGAATCACAGCCTTCTCGTCGTCGGCCATGCTCTTCATAAGGCTGCGCGCAGGCTTGCCTTCGGTGAAGTGCGGGATCAGTTTTTCGAGGATGGCTTTCTGCGCCAGAGCGTCCTTGTCACCGCCTTTGGCGTTGCGCGCAACCTTCTGCAGTTGCTTCTCGCAGCTGTCGAGGTCGGCGAAGATCAGTTCCAGGTCGATGATTTCGATATCGCGCTTGGGGTCGACGCTGTTGGAGACGTGAATCACGTTCTCGTCTTCGAAGCAGCGCACCACGTGGGCGATGGCGTCGGTCTCGCGGATGTTGGCGAGGAACTTGTTGCCCAGGCCTTCACCTTTCGAGGCGCCGGCAACCAGGCCGGCGATGTCGACGAATTCCATGGTGGTCGGCAGTACGCGGTTCGGCTTGACGATGGCCGCCAGGGCATCCAGGCGTGCATCGGGCATGGGGACGATGCCGCTGTTCGGCTCGATGGTGCAGAACGGGAAGTTCTCAGCAGCGATGCCGGATTTGGTCAAGGCGTTGAACAGAGTGGACTTGCCGACGTTGGGCAGGCCGACGATGCCGCAATTGAAACCCATGGTGATTCCCTCTTCGAAGAGTCAGGCCTTTTGGCTGTGCAGCTCTCTCATCGCACGCGTCCAGTCGCCGGCGAGGATGTCCGGCAGCACGCCGAGGGCAAAATCGAT encodes:
- a CDS encoding MFS transporter, with protein sequence MAVSTASSTSSASTATAQSSPLVMRIIAACALAHLINDLIQAVLPSIYPLLKANYGLTFTQVGLITLTFQVTASLLQPWVGFYTDRKPMPNLLPLGTLCTLVGIVMLAYVGSFPMILLAAALVGIGSSTFHPETSRIARLASGGRFGLAQSTFQVGGNAGSAFGPLLAAAIIIPFGQGNVVWFGLFAVCAVLVTYGLSRWYKEHLSLFKAKQGQRATHGLSRQRVIGALVVLGLLVFSKYFYMASFTSYFTFYLIEKFDLSVASSQLHLFLFLGAVAAGTFFGGPIGDRIGRKAVIWFSILGVAPFTLLLPYVDLFWTSVLSVIIGFILASAFSAIVVYAQELVPGNVGMIAGIFFGLMFGFGGIGAAALGYLADLKGIEYVYSLCSYLPLFGLLAILLPSTGKR
- a CDS encoding MFS transporter, encoding MNTRLLLGLLFAVSVVGFSLGASLPLVSLRLLDAGASTLQIGIVSAIPAAGMMLSAFMVDACCRHLTRRTIYLLSFGLCTLSIGLLEWGFSSLYWLGLLRLCLGIGMGIAIILGESWVNELSPEHNRGKIMALYATAFTGFQMLGPAMLALLGAQSTWVTTVVTGCYGLALLCIVLTVPNDHVEHGEEGGKSFSLAGFFRVAPALCMGVLFFSFFDAVILSLLPVYATNHAYAVGVAALMVTVILTGDMLFQLPIGWLADRCERTTVHLVCGVVAMLIGLALPWLIGLQWLLWPALVVLGAVAGGVYTLALVLIGQQFKGQDLVTANASVGLLWGVGSLLGPLISGAAMDVAPHGLPMALTAMAALFVVFARSARRRAFRAQRADQGAA
- the ppk2 gene encoding polyphosphate kinase 2, whose product is MAKKKEKQSNSERLPRKEYEQALKALHVELVKLQQWVVAKGLKVCIVFEGRDGAGKGGTIKAITERVSPRVFRVVALPAPTEREKSQMYAQRYVQHMPSAGEVVIFDRSWYNRAGVERVMGFCTEEQANKFLSVAPSFEKMLVESGIVLVKYWLEVSPQEQERRLKERITDGRKIWKLTPMDLKSFTRWDDYTRARDDMFAASDTSWAPWYVAVSEDKRRVRLNIISHLLKQVPYEDITHKQKIELPKRGKIGRYKSTRYTSRMVPERF
- the ychF gene encoding redox-regulated ATPase YchF codes for the protein MGFNCGIVGLPNVGKSTLFNALTKSGIAAENFPFCTIEPNSGIVPMPDARLDALAAIVKPNRVLPTTMEFVDIAGLVAGASKGEGLGNKFLANIRETDAIAHVVRCFEDENVIHVSNSVDPKRDIEIIDLELIFADLDSCEKQLQKVARNAKGGDKDALAQKAILEKLIPHFTEGKPARSLMKSMADDEKAVIRGFHLLTSKPVMYIANVAEDGFDNNPHLNTVRAIAEEEGAVVVPVCNKIEAEIAELDEGEEKDMFLEALGLEEPGLNRVIRAGYGLLNLQTYFTAGVQEVRAWTVRVGATAPQAAGVIHTDFEKGFIRAEVVAYDDFIQYKGESGAKEAGKWRLEGKDYIVKDGDVMHFRFNV